Within Dysosmobacter sp. Marseille-Q4140, the genomic segment GGGGATGGCCTCGAAGGCGTCCAGAGCCTGGTCGATGCAGCTGTGGAGGCGGGTGACGTCCTCGTCAAAGGGCAGGGCCTCCATGGCCTCCGCCAGGTCCTCCGCCGGGATCTCCTCCGCCGACAGGGAGAAGGCGTCGCCGAAGGTGGCCAGGAGGTAGCGGGTGTGCTCGCCCCCCTGGGCGGCCAGGGCCCCGGCGTAGGCCGCCAGCTCCTCCCGGAAAGGCGGCATGGAGGTGGAGTTGTCCACCAGCAGCAGATAGGTCACGGGGGATCCGGCCTGGCGCACCGTCTCCAGGGCGTGGGCGGCGGAGAAGGTCTGGCCGCCGATCCCGGCCCGGGCCTGGGTGACGGGCCGGTCGGTCTCCGACAGCTCCACGTAGGTATACAGGGTGCTGCCCTGCACGAAGGCCCGGACGATCTCCGCGCCCTCCGCCGCCAGGGCGTTTACGCACAGCAGACCCGCCGCGGCGCAGGCCGCCAGGGCCCCAAGCAGTCGTCTCATGGTCATTCCTCCACAAATACGGTGATGAGGGAAAAGTTGTCGTTGCCCGGCGGGGTGCGGCGGATGTGCCGCAGCAGCATCAGCCGGGCCCACTGCTCCGGGGTCTGCGCCTTCAGGCAGTCCGCCAGGATCTCCTCCCGGTACACATACTCCCAAAAGCCGTCGGAGCACAGCAAAAAGGCCTGGCCCGGTGCCAGGGGCGCCGAGGCGGTCTCCGGGGAACAGGTCTCCCGGCCCAGCACCCGCAGCAAACTGGAGCGGTCGTCGTCGTGGTAGACGTCCATCCGGGAGATCTCGCCCCCCAGGAACTTGCGGTAGGTGACGGAGTGGTCCGCGGTCAGCTGGGTGCAGCCGCCCTCCGCCACCCGGTAGAGCCGGGAGTCCCCGATGTGGCCCCAGAGGGCAGTGTCCCCCTCCAGCCACAGCGCCACGGCGGTGGTGCGCATCTCCTCCTGGCCGGGGAGCTTCTGCCCCTCCAGGATATCCCCGTTGGCCCGGACAAAGGCCTCCCGCAGGGCGGTCTCTCCGGCCTCGCCGGCGGACAGGCAGGCCCGGCAGACCGCCTCCGCCGCCAGGGCGGAGGCCACCTCCCCCCGGCCGTGTCCGCCCAGGCCGTCGGCCAGGACGAACACCTCCCGGCCGTTGCCGTGGCCCAGGCGGAGGCTGTCCTCATTGTGAACCCGGCCGCCCTGGTTGGTATAGGAATAGGCGGTGATCGTCATACTCACTCCACTTCCAGGCACACGGTGTTGGCCGCCTCGCCCAGGTAGATGGCGCTCTTGGGCGGCAGCTTCACCGGGGTGTCCGGGGTCAGGCGCTGGCCGTCGGCCAGGAAGGTGCCGTAGGTGGAGCCCAGGTCCGTGACCACGAACACGCCCTCCCGCCGGTCAAAGTAGATCTGGCAGTGGCGCGCGCTGACGCCGGGGGTGCCCTCCTGATAGACCAGGCGGCACACGGCGGCGTCCCGGCCGATCTGGACCGGCTGGTGGTGGAGCTGGACCGCCTGTCCGGCGTGCTGGGGAGCGGTGGACCGCAGCACGGGGGTGCCCTGGGCCTCCTTGGGCTCCTCCGCCGCCGGGGCGGGAGCCTTCTTCTTCCGCAGCACCAGCACCAGGACCACGGCGATCACCACCACGGCCGCGGCGATGCCGCCGTAGAGGGCCAGGTTGGAGCCGGTGTCGGCCTCATAGAGGGCGTAGGGGATGCTGTTGCGGTCCAGGATGGGCAGGATCTCGCTGATGCTCACGGCGTAGAACAGGTTCTGGTCCAGGTTGGACGCGGCGGTGTTGATGCCCAGCACCGCGCCGCTGCTGTCCACCAGGGGACCGCCGGAGTTGCCGCCGCTCATGGCGGTGTCGGTCTGGATCAGGCGGCGGCCGGTGCCGCTCTCGGTGAGGAAGCGGCTGACGCTGCCGGTGGTGACGGTGGCGTCGTCCTTGCTGAAGGAGGTGACGGCCTGGATGGTGATGTCTGCCGCCAGGGGATAGCCCACGGCGTAGACCTCGCTGCCCAGCATGGCCTCCTCGGGCTCCCGCAGCAGCAGCGGCTCCCGCAGGTCCGTGGCCTTCTCCAGCTTCAGCAGGGCCACGTCCTTCTCGGCGTCGTAGTCCACCAGATAGGCCTCCTGCTCGCTGTCCTTGTCAAAGACGGCATAGAGCTCACCGCCGCCCAGAGCCTTGCCCACCAGGATGAATTCCTCCACCACGTGGCAGTTGGTGACGATGTACTGGGGATCCTCCCCCTGAGGGCCCACGAAGAAGCCGGTGCCCTGCCAGTAGTTCATGGTGCCGTCGTCGTCGGGGGCGCCGGTGCGGATCATGACGATGCCGTTGAGGGTGTTCTGATCGAAGGCGGCGCTGGCCGGGGCCGCGCACGCCAGCGCCAGGACGGCGGCCAGCACCAGGGCCGCAAGATGACGAAGTTTTCTCATACCACACACTCCAAATCGTTTTATTTGCAGGAAATCAGGATCCCGGTGAAGTTGTCCTGGGCGGGGAGGTCCTTTTCCAGCACCATCTGCTCCAGCAGGGCGCAGCCCTCCTCCGGCCGCAGGGCCATGGCCTCCATCAGCTCCGGAGGGGTCAGCACGCCGCTGACGCCGTCGGAGCACAGCAGCAGCGCATCGCCGGGCAGCAGCGCCAGGGGCCGCAGGCTGCGGTCCACCTCCTCCAGGCGGTCGATGCCCACGAAGGAGGTCAGCCGGTGGGCGTCCTCGTCCTGCTCCGCCCGCTCCCGGCAGATGACGTCCTGCTCCAGTTCCCGGGCGTAGAGGGTATTGAGGAAGGTGTGCTCCCGGTTGAGCTGGAACACGCCCCCGTCCCGCAGGAGGAAGATGGCGCTGTCTCCCACGCTGACCCAGTGCAGGGCGCTGCCCCGCAGATGGACCGCCGCCAGGGTGGTGCCGCTGGCGCCGGAGAAGCGGCGGAACACCTCCCGGCTGACGGCGTGAACACTCTCTGCCAGCCAGGCGGGGATGTCCGTGTCGGGGCCGCAGTCCCGGAACCGGGCCAGCAGGTCCTCCACGGCGCTCTGGCTGGCCTCCTTGCCGTCGGCCATGCCGCCCATGCCGTCGGCCACCACGGCCAGGAGGCCCTGGCTGCGGCGCAGGTCGGGGCTGGCCGCGTTCACCACGGCGAAGGAGTCCTCCTGCCGTTCCCGCCGGCCCACGCCCTGGATGTTGCCCACCTCCACCGTCAGCCCGCCCGGCTCCCGGGGCAATTCCCGGGTGACGGAGGGCTCGGTGACCCGCCGGGAGCGGCCCAGCAGGTTATGTAGCAGACCCATGGCGGTCCCCCTCTTTGTCCTCCCAGCGGAACCGCTCGCCGCACAGCGGGACGAACAGCAGCTTGGTCTGGCCGAAGTCGATGAGGTCGTAGGCCTTCAGCGGCATGGGGGAGAACAGCTCCTCCCCGTTGAGATAGACGATGTTGCGCCCCTCGCCGGGGATGAGGTTGAAGCGGTTGTTGCGGTCGCTGTAACTGATGCGGGCGTGGTTCTCCGCCGAGATGGTCATGTCCCCGGTGACGGTGATGTCCATGCGCTCGCTGCGGCCGATGGCGTTGATGCCGCCCCGGACGGTGTAGCTCTTGCCCCGGCTGGGGCCCTCCACGCAGACGAGCCACCCCACCACCGGGTCGAAGCCCATCTCCTGCTGCATCATGGCCACGGTCTTGCCCGCCTGGGCCACGCTGACGCCCAGGCCCCTGGGCGGCGCCGTGGGCTCCGGCGCAGGCTGAGGCGCGTAGCCCCTGGGGGGCATGGTTTTGGAGGGGGCCGTCACCGGCGTGGGGGCGTAGCCCCGGGGCGGCTGGGTCCGGCTGTCCTCCGTGGCCGGAGTATAGCCCTTGGGCGGCTGGGTTTTCTGGGGCGCCGTCACCGGCGTCCGGGACAGCGGCGCCGTGGGCTGGGGCGCCGTCACCGGCACCGGGGCCGTGGGATTGACGGCGGTGGTCCGGACCGGGGCGGTGCGGCCCGCCGCGGCCACGGTGATCTGCTGGTTGGTCTTACAGTAGGGGCAGGTAGGGTACTTATCCGGGTCATAGAGATGTCCCCGCCCGCATTCGATCTGTGCCATGGGGTTCCCTCCTCCTATCTCTGATGGGTCAGCTGATATCCACGTTGGTCACATGGGACACCGGGGAGGTGTCCAGATTATCGGCACTGTTGTTCAGGGTAAAGCTCTTGAGGTTCGTCAGGTTCGACAGGGCGCTGATGTCCCGGACGGGATGGTCGTAATTGCCGATATACAGCGTCAGGGTCTGCAGCTCCGTCAGGCTCGCCAGGGCGGAGAGGTCGTTGTTGACGACATTGCTGTTGATGTACAGCTCCGTCAGCCCCGTGAGGCTGCTCAGGGGGGCCAGGGAGATGCCCGGGTCGTCGTAGCCGTTGTTGCCGTAATAGCGCAGGGTCTTGAGCCCCGTCAGGCCCTTCAGGGGCGCCAGGCTCTCCACCGGACCGTCCACATCCAGGGATTGCAGCTGCGTCAGTCCCGCGAGGCCCTCGATGTTGATCGGCGTCTTGAAATCATAGTCCCGGCTGGGCAGGTCCAGGGACTGCAGCTTGGTCAGGTTGGTCAGAGGCGTCACGTCGGTATACATAGCGCCAGAGCCGTAGAGCTGCAGCTCCCGCAGCTCCGTCAGGTTCTCCAGGCCCTGGAGGCTCTTCAGCCCCTCGGTCCGCACGGACAGGGACTGCAGCTTCGTCAGACCCTCCACGCCCTTCAGGGAGGAAATGCCGGAGTCGCTGCCGCTCAGCCGCAGCTCCCGCAGATCCGTCAGGCCGGAGAGGAAGCTCAGGTCCTCCACATAGTAGTTTCCGGAGAGGTTCAGATTTTGCAGCTTCGTCAGGCCCGACAGCACGCTCAGGTCGGTCACGTTGCCCACGTTCAGGTACAGCTGCGTCAGCTTCGTCATGCCCGCCAGGGCGCTGATATCCGACAGGGAGTAGTAACCGCTGCTGTTGTAGTCGTCCAGATTCAGCGTCCGCAGCTCCGTCATGCCCGCCAGGGGGGCCAGGCTGATGATGCCGCTGACATTCAGCCGCAGCTCCTGGAGCTTGGTCATGCCGGACAGGGCCTCCAGATGGGTGACGCCGTTGGCGCCGGAAGTGCCGTTGTTGCGCCCGATCTCCAGGCGGGTCAGGCCCGTCAGGTTTTTCAGCGGCGTCAGGTCCAGGTCCTCAAAATCGCCCCAGATATAGACCTCCTGGAGCTTGGTCATATTTTCCATGAAGGAAAGGTCGGAGATGTAGTTGTTGCTGCCGTTGAAGTTCAGGTTCTTCACGTTGACAAGGCCCGACAGCACGCTCAGGTCCGCCTCGCCCACATCGTTCAGCTGGAGGTACTCCAGCTTGGTCCAGCCGGACATGAAGGACAGGTCCTCCACCGGGGAACCGTAGTAGTTGAACTCCGTCAGGTTGGTCAGGCCCGACAGGGGGCTCAGATCCGTCAGGTTGGGGTTTTCCCGCAGGTCGATGTACTCCAGCTTCTCCAGGCCCGCCAGGGGCGAGACGTCGGTGATGTCGTTGCTCCCCAGGCGCAGGCTGTTCAGCTCCGTCAGCGGCTCCAGGGGGGTCAGGTCCGTGATCTCGTTGCCCTCCAGGCTCAGATAGGTCAGGTTGATCATGTACTGGAGATCCTGGATATCGCTGTCCGTCAGGCCCATGTTCTCCAGCTCCAGCCGCCGCTCGTCGGTGCTGTATGTCTGGCCCTGGATGGTGATGGAGGGCACCGCGGACTTTTTGAGGGGACTGCCTCCGCCTCCGTCTCCGCCGCTGCCGCCGCCCAGGAAGCTGGAGGCGATCACCAGCGCCAGCACCGCCGCGGCGATGGCGCCGAAGAATTTGGGCCGCTTCTTCACCTTCCCGATCAGTTCATCCAGCTGGCTGCCGGCGGTGGGCGCCGCCGGGGCCGCGCCGGGCAGGTCCACCACCCGCTGGCTCTCAATGGCCTCCAGAAACTCCGCCGCGCTCTGGAACCGGTCCTCCGGCTGGACCGCCAGGCCCTTGAGGATGGCCTTGTCCAGATACTCCGGGATCTCGATGCCGAGCTGCGAGATGGGCACCAGCTCGTCCTTGTCCAGCCGCTCCAGGCTCTCCGGCGGGAGATACCCGGTGATGGCCGCGTAGAAGCAGGCCGCGCAGGAGTACACGTCCGTGTAGGGGCCCTGGCGGCTTCTCCGGATGTACTGCTCCTTGGGGGCGTAGCCCACCTTCAAAATCACGTCCAGGCTCTTGGACTTGTCGCCGATGGAGTACCGGGCGGAGCCGAAGTCCAGGAGCTTGACCATACCGTCTTTGGTGATGTAGATGTTGTCCGGGGTCACGTCCCGGTGGATGAAGCCCTCGGCGTGGACCGCCGTCAGGGCCTGGAGGACGGGGATCATCACGTTGAGCGCCTCCTCCACGCTGACCTTGCCGCCGTGGTTGGCGATATAGGTCTTGAAGGAGATGCCCTCGATGTAGTCCATGACGAAGTACGACGTGTCGTTCTCGTCGAAGTAGCTGGTGACGCCGGCGATGTTGGGGTGGCCGATGAACTTGGCCAGGGTCCGGGCCTCCTCCAGAAAGCGCTCCGCGCCGTAGGTGAAGGCCTCGGTTTTGCTCTCGGCCAGGACGGAGACGGTGGTCCCGTCCACACGGGTGGCAAGCTCGCTGGGCATGAACTCCTTCACGGCCACCTTGGCGTTCAGCTGGGTGTCCAGGGCCAGGTAGGTGATGCCGAAGCCGCCCTGACCCAGCACCCGGCCCACGATGTAGCGGCCATTGAGCACTGTCCCGGCCCGGAGGGCCGTGGGGAATTTCTTCTCGTTTTCCGCCAGGTCAAAGCCGCAGTGGGGGCAGGGACCCCCGCCCTCCGGCCGCTCCTGGAAGCAGTTGTAGCAAAGGGTGGATACACTGGTCGGCATGATGCATTTCTCCCATCCGCAGTTGTTGGGGGGCGGGATCGCTCCCGCCCCCGGCGTATTCAGGTGCTTTCTCCAGAGGCGCCGCCTAGAACAGCGTCCCCTCTCCCTGGGCAAAGAGCATATCGTTGATGGCGTTGAGCTCCGTTCCGTGCAGGAGCCCGTGGCTGATGATGGCGTCCCGCCGGCTCCGGGGATAGAGCTGGGCGTAGGAGGCCTGCTGAAGCAGCCGCTGGGTCTCCTCCAGCGTGGCGCCCAGGCCGATGCACAGGCACAGCAGCCGGTCCCGGGAGGGCTTGCGCCGGCCGGAGAACACCTGGTGGAGGTACACCTCGCTCATGCCCGCCTTCCGGGCCAGGGCCGCCTTGGACAGGGACTTCTTCTCGTAGAGCGCCTGGAGCAGCTCGGAGACGCTCTGATCGGCAAAAAACGGCTGGTTTTCCGTCAGATAGGCGTCGATCTCCGATTCGCTCATCAGCTCCTGGATCAGTTCCCCTGTACTCTTCTCCTCCACACTTTTTCCCCCCTCTTTACTTCCAAAGTGAAATTGTATATACTAAATTTACAACGTTTTATAAGGCGATACAATATGCTCTCTGCATAGTATCCGCGGTTTGGGGGAGGGATTTCCCATCTACACCTGGCTGTTGGACATCCTGAAAACCGAATACGACGAGGTGCGCCTGCTCAAGGAGGGCCCCCGTGGCAGCGTGCGGCTGCTGCGCCACCGTGCCACGGGGCGGCGCTTTGTCCTCCGCCGCTTTACCGGCAGCGGGGAGGTCTACCGGAAGCTGCTGGACTGCGCCTGCTCCAATCTTCCTATGATCTACGAGGTGGCGGAGGGCGAGGGCGAGACCGCCGTGCTGGAGGAGTACATCCAGGGGGACACCCTGGGCTTTTTGTTGCAGGGCGGCCTGTTCCCCCCGGAGCAGACCCGGAAGATCGTCCTCCAGGTCTGCCGGGCATTGTGGGTGCTCCACTCCCTGGGCGCCGTCCACCGGGACGTGAAGCCGGAGAACATCCTCCTGCGGGGGGATGAGGCCGTGCTGATCGACTTCGACGCCGCCCGGCTCCACAAGCCCGCCCTCAGCGCCGACACCCAGATCCTGGGTACCACCGGCTTCGCCGCCCCGGAGCAGTACGGCCTGTCCCAGTCCGACCCCCGGGCGGACATCTATTCCGTGGGTATCCTCATCAATGTGATGCTCACCGGCCAGCACCCCTCCCGGAAGCTGGCGGAGGGGCGGCTGGGCCGGGTGGTGGACCGGTGCACCCACGTCAATCCCCAGCAGCGCTATCAGAACGTGCTGCGGCTGATGGAGGCGCTGTGACATGGATCAGACCTCAAAATCCTGCCCCTACTGCGGGTCGCCTCTGCCCCGGGCCGCCGCCTTCTGTCCCCACTGCGCCCAAAGCCTCCGGCCCCGCAGGACCATGGCGCCGCCCCTCCGGCGGTGGCGGCGGCTCCTGCGGCCTGCCGTGATCCTGGCGGTGCTGGCGGCGGCCATGCTGGCGGGCTGGCGCTGCCTGGCTCCCCGTACATTCGACGCCTACGGCCAGGTGACCTACACCGACGCCGATGGCACCTATCAGCTGCTGGTGACCTTTCAGAACGAGCGCTTCACGCCCCAGCCGGAGATCACGGAGCAGGCGGAGGCGGACGGGGAATACCGGATGCCCTCCCGCCTGTTCATCAACCATGTGGACACCGGTGCCAACGCCGGGCAGATCTTCTTGCAGAAGGTGGAGTGGGCCTCCGCCGAGCTGCTCCAGCCGGAGGACAGCCCCTCTCCCATGGTCTGCTCCCAGCCGGAGTACCGGGACTTCTCCCCGGACTCCGCCCTGGTCTCCCTGGTGGATTTCACCGGCCGCAGCGCCCCGGCGGAGCTGGTGTGGACCCTCCGCATGGAAAACGGGGACACCATCCGCCTGCGGCAGAAGATCGCGGCGGAACTGGTGGAGACCTATGACTTCGGCCCGGAGGACGCCCCCATGGACACGACGGAGGACCTCCAGGCCCTGGTGGACCGGATCGCAGAGGAGGTCCCTCTGCCCGCCGTGGTGAACCTCCACCTGCCCGCCGTCACCTACCAGGGCGGCCTCACCATCGGGGACCGGCCCATGAACCTCTTCGGCTCCGCCGACGCCTCCGGCCGCCGCACCGCCTTCACCGGCACCGTCCGGGTGGCCGCCCCGGACGGGCCCATCTGCTACTTTCACGACCTGGACTTCACCGGGGACGGTAGCGGCGTGGGCGTGTCCGCCTCGTCCCGCTTCTGGGCGGAGAACTGCGCCTTCACCAACTGGAAAACCGGCGTCCTGGGCTACGGGGACGTGTGGGTCAACGTGATCGGCTGCCGCTTCACGGGCAACGGCGTGGGGTTCCACTTCAACAGTGCCGGCAAATACGCCACCCACACCCTGTACAACGACAATCTCTTTGAACACAACGGCACCGCTGTGCTGCTGGAGCGGGTGCCCACAGAGGAGACGCTGAATTTCCAGGGCTGCCGGTTCACCGGCAACGGCACCGACATCGACAACCGCTGCGGCCATTCGCTGGAGATCGCCCAGGCCGTCTTTGAGTAAGGAGGAGACCGGATTTGGAACGCATCTGTCCCCACTGTGGGGCCCCTCTGCCGGAGGAGGCCTCCTTCTGCCCCCGCTGCGCCCGGGACATCCATCCCCGCAGGACGGCGAAGCCCCCGGCGCCCCTGCGGAAAAAGCGCCTGCTGGGCCTGCTGGTCCTGGCGGCGCTGATCGCCGGGGGCGTATACTGGGCGCTCCAGGC encodes:
- a CDS encoding trypsin-like peptidase domain-containing protein; its protein translation is MRKLRHLAALVLAAVLALACAAPASAAFDQNTLNGIVMIRTGAPDDDGTMNYWQGTGFFVGPQGEDPQYIVTNCHVVEEFILVGKALGGGELYAVFDKDSEQEAYLVDYDAEKDVALLKLEKATDLREPLLLREPEEAMLGSEVYAVGYPLAADITIQAVTSFSKDDATVTTGSVSRFLTESGTGRRLIQTDTAMSGGNSGGPLVDSSGAVLGINTAASNLDQNLFYAVSISEILPILDRNSIPYALYEADTGSNLALYGGIAAAVVVIAVVLVLVLRKKKAPAPAAEEPKEAQGTPVLRSTAPQHAGQAVQLHHQPVQIGRDAAVCRLVYQEGTPGVSARHCQIYFDRREGVFVVTDLGSTYGTFLADGQRLTPDTPVKLPPKSAIYLGEAANTVCLEVE
- a CDS encoding serine/threonine-protein phosphatase — encoded protein: MTITAYSYTNQGGRVHNEDSLRLGHGNGREVFVLADGLGGHGRGEVASALAAEAVCRACLSAGEAGETALREAFVRANGDILEGQKLPGQEEMRTTAVALWLEGDTALWGHIGDSRLYRVAEGGCTQLTADHSVTYRKFLGGEISRMDVYHDDDRSSLLRVLGRETCSPETASAPLAPGQAFLLCSDGFWEYVYREEILADCLKAQTPEQWARLMLLRHIRRTPPGNDNFSLITVFVEE
- a CDS encoding serine/threonine-protein phosphatase — its product is MGLLHNLLGRSRRVTEPSVTRELPREPGGLTVEVGNIQGVGRRERQEDSFAVVNAASPDLRRSQGLLAVVADGMGGMADGKEASQSAVEDLLARFRDCGPDTDIPAWLAESVHAVSREVFRRFSGASGTTLAAVHLRGSALHWVSVGDSAIFLLRDGGVFQLNREHTFLNTLYARELEQDVICRERAEQDEDAHRLTSFVGIDRLEEVDRSLRPLALLPGDALLLCSDGVSGVLTPPELMEAMALRPEEGCALLEQMVLEKDLPAQDNFTGILISCK
- a CDS encoding serine/threonine protein kinase, with the translated sequence MYTWLLDILKTEYDEVRLLKEGPRGSVRLLRHRATGRRFVLRRFTGSGEVYRKLLDCACSNLPMIYEVAEGEGETAVLEEYIQGDTLGFLLQGGLFPPEQTRKIVLQVCRALWVLHSLGAVHRDVKPENILLRGDEAVLIDFDAARLHKPALSADTQILGTTGFAAPEQYGLSQSDPRADIYSVGILINVMLTGQHPSRKLAEGRLGRVVDRCTHVNPQQRYQNVLRLMEAL
- a CDS encoding leucine-rich repeat domain-containing protein; this encodes MPTSVSTLCYNCFQERPEGGGPCPHCGFDLAENEKKFPTALRAGTVLNGRYIVGRVLGQGGFGITYLALDTQLNAKVAVKEFMPSELATRVDGTTVSVLAESKTEAFTYGAERFLEEARTLAKFIGHPNIAGVTSYFDENDTSYFVMDYIEGISFKTYIANHGGKVSVEEALNVMIPVLQALTAVHAEGFIHRDVTPDNIYITKDGMVKLLDFGSARYSIGDKSKSLDVILKVGYAPKEQYIRRSRQGPYTDVYSCAACFYAAITGYLPPESLERLDKDELVPISQLGIEIPEYLDKAILKGLAVQPEDRFQSAAEFLEAIESQRVVDLPGAAPAAPTAGSQLDELIGKVKKRPKFFGAIAAAVLALVIASSFLGGGSGGDGGGGSPLKKSAVPSITIQGQTYSTDERRLELENMGLTDSDIQDLQYMINLTYLSLEGNEITDLTPLEPLTELNSLRLGSNDITDVSPLAGLEKLEYIDLRENPNLTDLSPLSGLTNLTEFNYYGSPVEDLSFMSGWTKLEYLQLNDVGEADLSVLSGLVNVKNLNFNGSNNYISDLSFMENMTKLQEVYIWGDFEDLDLTPLKNLTGLTRLEIGRNNGTSGANGVTHLEALSGMTKLQELRLNVSGIISLAPLAGMTELRTLNLDDYNSSGYYSLSDISALAGMTKLTQLYLNVGNVTDLSVLSGLTKLQNLNLSGNYYVEDLSFLSGLTDLRELRLSGSDSGISSLKGVEGLTKLQSLSVRTEGLKSLQGLENLTELRELQLYGSGAMYTDVTPLTNLTKLQSLDLPSRDYDFKTPINIEGLAGLTQLQSLDVDGPVESLAPLKGLTGLKTLRYYGNNGYDDPGISLAPLSSLTGLTELYINSNVVNNDLSALASLTELQTLTLYIGNYDHPVRDISALSNLTNLKSFTLNNSADNLDTSPVSHVTNVDIS
- a CDS encoding helix-turn-helix transcriptional regulator, yielding MEEKSTGELIQELMSESEIDAYLTENQPFFADQSVSELLQALYEKKSLSKAALARKAGMSEVYLHQVFSGRRKPSRDRLLCLCIGLGATLEETQRLLQQASYAQLYPRSRRDAIISHGLLHGTELNAINDMLFAQGEGTLF
- a CDS encoding FHA domain-containing protein, with the protein product MAQIECGRGHLYDPDKYPTCPYCKTNQQITVAAAGRTAPVRTTAVNPTAPVPVTAPQPTAPLSRTPVTAPQKTQPPKGYTPATEDSRTQPPRGYAPTPVTAPSKTMPPRGYAPQPAPEPTAPPRGLGVSVAQAGKTVAMMQQEMGFDPVVGWLVCVEGPSRGKSYTVRGGINAIGRSERMDITVTGDMTISAENHARISYSDRNNRFNLIPGEGRNIVYLNGEELFSPMPLKAYDLIDFGQTKLLFVPLCGERFRWEDKEGDRHGSAT